Proteins from a genomic interval of Leptospira kanakyensis:
- a CDS encoding EAL domain-containing protein, with translation MFTAESTEGNQFWNETYFVPHFQPIVNAINRSISAYEVLGRQFNPKENTYESLGGLFHNRDQDPVPVYNIDRILREKAVKTLKESNLRTKLFFNMMPNFLSRVHHTDLFAENFHIIQLIEKYGIDRNQVVIEITEDEFDGSIDRLIQIVQIFRDYGLKIAIDDLGTGFSNLERIGYLHPDIMKVDIRIMRESLNKNSFKQVLGAISEMSQKLGSQLLFEGIETEEEVNLALSMGANLLQGFYFSTPNPHFLNRNTFSDKMKTVLENFSSVRSNELREKGIREQRIIDQLQDLFYELSDVKEEDFSYRFGQILSALPREILKVFVCDAEGYQITPTYDLDRMNGGYLERSRQIGNNYAWKPYFLKHKEESERFRKKWGVTYPLYDISNQNQYVIFTFSLMNGKILIAQVGWSE, from the coding sequence ATGTTCACAGCGGAATCAACGGAAGGAAACCAGTTTTGGAACGAGACATATTTTGTCCCTCATTTCCAACCCATCGTCAATGCCATCAATCGGTCTATTTCTGCCTATGAAGTCTTGGGCAGGCAGTTCAATCCTAAGGAAAATACCTATGAGTCTCTCGGCGGTCTTTTTCACAATCGAGACCAGGACCCGGTACCTGTTTACAATATTGACCGCATCCTTAGGGAAAAGGCGGTCAAAACCTTAAAAGAGAGTAACCTTCGCACCAAGCTCTTTTTCAATATGATGCCGAACTTTCTTTCTCGGGTTCATCATACCGATCTTTTTGCCGAAAACTTTCATATCATCCAACTCATCGAAAAATATGGAATCGATCGCAACCAAGTGGTGATCGAAATCACAGAGGATGAATTTGATGGTTCGATTGACCGCCTCATTCAAATTGTCCAAATCTTTCGTGATTATGGACTCAAAATCGCCATTGATGATTTGGGAACCGGTTTTTCCAATTTAGAGCGAATTGGGTATTTACACCCCGACATTATGAAAGTGGATATTCGCATCATGCGCGAGAGTTTGAATAAAAATTCATTCAAACAGGTTCTTGGAGCCATTTCGGAGATGTCTCAGAAACTCGGAAGCCAACTTCTTTTTGAAGGGATTGAAACGGAGGAAGAGGTAAATTTAGCCCTTTCGATGGGAGCAAACCTTCTGCAGGGATTCTATTTTTCCACTCCAAACCCCCATTTTCTCAATCGCAATACTTTCTCCGATAAAATGAAAACCGTCCTCGAAAACTTCTCCAGCGTGCGTTCGAACGAACTCCGGGAAAAGGGAATCAGAGAACAACGGATCATTGACCAACTCCAAGACCTTTTTTATGAACTTTCTGATGTCAAAGAGGAGGATTTTTCCTACCGGTTTGGCCAAATCCTAAGTGCTTTGCCTAGAGAAATCCTGAAGGTCTTTGTTTGTGACGCAGAAGGTTACCAAATCACTCCTACTTACGATTTGGACAGAATGAATGGTGGGTATTTAGAAAGATCCCGCCAAATTGGGAACAACTACGCTTGGAAACCTTACTTTTTGAAACATAAAGAAGAGTCGGAACGGTTCCGTAAAAAATGGGGAGTCACCTATCCACTTTACGATATCTCGAACCAAAACCAATATGTGATCTTTACTTTCTCTTTGATGAACGGAAAGATCCTGATTGCCCAGGTAGGTTGGTCGGAATAG
- the sufC gene encoding Fe-S cluster assembly ATPase SufC, which produces MSAILEIKSLHANVGDKTILRGVNLTIGPGEVHAIMGPNGSGKSTLSNVILGHPKYTITSGDILFKGESILNKTTDERARLGLFLSFQYPTSLPGVTIGNFLKSILKAHRGKEVPVKEFKQELKQSMDLLEVPQSFIGRYVNDGFSGGEKKRAEILQMSLLKPILSILDETDSGLDIDALRIVSEGINSNRNPERSILLITHYQRMLNYIVPDFVHVFADGRILETGGKDLSLKLEEVGYDWILEREGVK; this is translated from the coding sequence TTGTCCGCTATTCTCGAAATTAAATCTCTACACGCTAATGTAGGGGACAAAACGATCCTCCGGGGAGTCAATCTCACCATCGGACCCGGAGAGGTTCATGCCATTATGGGACCCAATGGGTCAGGAAAGAGTACACTTTCCAATGTCATTCTAGGACATCCGAAATATACGATCACTTCTGGAGATATCCTCTTTAAGGGAGAGTCCATTTTAAATAAAACAACCGACGAAAGGGCAAGGCTTGGACTCTTTTTGTCCTTCCAATACCCAACTTCCCTTCCTGGTGTTACGATTGGAAATTTTCTAAAATCAATTCTCAAAGCGCACAGGGGGAAAGAAGTTCCCGTCAAAGAATTCAAACAAGAACTAAAACAGTCTATGGATCTTTTGGAAGTTCCACAATCATTTATCGGGCGTTATGTGAATGATGGGTTTTCCGGTGGTGAAAAAAAACGCGCTGAAATTTTACAGATGAGTTTACTCAAACCAATTTTATCCATTTTGGATGAAACTGATTCTGGTTTGGATATCGATGCATTACGAATTGTTTCTGAAGGAATCAATTCCAATAGAAATCCGGAACGTTCCATCCTCCTCATCACTCACTACCAAAGGATGCTCAATTATATTGTTCCTGATTTTGTACATGTGTTTGCGGATGGACGAATTTTAGAAACAGGTGGAAAGGATCTTTCCTTAAAATTAGAGGAAGTGGGATACGATTGGATTTTGGAGAGAGAAGGGGTCAAATGA
- a CDS encoding SufD family Fe-S cluster assembly protein, whose amino-acid sequence MNSSLTKNRLVLTKERYKDFYTSLLETWNGLAIPKDSEESWRKFPIGSVDWKELQFDPKELNLSATASEENTVEQSLSEETIQSLLATILKYTPKDYFAYLSLVAAPKYEIFLLEEGESEIHFEEDGDKPKHSVRIFYLTKGKTTKTQIQLQNHHDGEDLHMTSALDFYIAEDSSFFEILDRESSDLDLYRFRNVCILGQNDSQVKYHYYPMGGFRSKLFLHAHLLGKGAEVSVDGVSALGGRNLKDLDMEMFHHADHTTSKISYKAIVTDKSHHIFTGNLNIPPNLKKVTAHQESFNLSLNKKARAEANPKLEVLAEDVSCTHGATVGDIDEEQYFYLLSRGLTPEESKSLLVTAFYGETIHSIGFSDEVKLSLESEIKEILVGGK is encoded by the coding sequence ATGAATTCCTCACTCACAAAAAATCGATTGGTTCTGACAAAAGAAAGATACAAAGATTTTTATACATCTTTATTAGAAACTTGGAACGGACTTGCAATACCTAAAGATTCGGAAGAGTCTTGGCGAAAATTCCCAATTGGTTCTGTGGATTGGAAAGAGTTACAATTTGATCCGAAAGAATTAAATTTAAGTGCAACTGCATCCGAGGAAAATACAGTAGAACAGTCGTTATCTGAAGAAACGATCCAATCTTTACTGGCTACAATTTTAAAGTACACTCCAAAAGATTATTTTGCTTACCTTAGTTTGGTTGCTGCACCTAAATACGAAATTTTTCTTCTGGAAGAAGGTGAATCGGAAATTCATTTCGAAGAAGATGGTGATAAACCAAAACATTCTGTGCGAATTTTTTATCTCACAAAAGGTAAAACAACCAAAACACAAATCCAATTACAAAATCATCATGATGGTGAAGACTTACATATGACTTCCGCCCTCGACTTTTATATTGCAGAAGATTCTTCCTTTTTTGAAATTTTAGATCGTGAGTCGAGTGATCTGGACTTATACCGGTTTCGGAATGTTTGTATCCTAGGGCAAAATGATTCTCAAGTAAAATATCATTATTACCCAATGGGGGGCTTTCGTTCTAAACTATTTTTACATGCCCATCTGCTTGGGAAAGGGGCTGAGGTTTCTGTGGATGGAGTTTCAGCTCTCGGTGGTAGAAATTTAAAAGATTTAGATATGGAAATGTTCCACCATGCTGACCATACAACAAGTAAAATCAGTTATAAAGCAATTGTGACTGACAAATCCCATCATATATTTACTGGAAATTTAAACATACCGCCTAATTTGAAGAAGGTGACTGCCCACCAGGAGTCGTTTAATCTTTCTTTGAATAAAAAAGCAAGAGCAGAAGCCAATCCTAAGCTAGAAGTTTTGGCAGAAGATGTTTCTTGTACTCATGGTGCCACTGTGGGTGATATAGACGAAGAACAGTATTTTTATCTTTTGTCACGTGGCCTCACACCAGAAGAATCTAAGTCGTTACTCGTTACTGCATTTTATGGGGAAACCATTCATTCCATTGGTTTTTCTGATGAAGTAAAGTTGTCTTTAGAATCCGAGATCAAAGAGATTCTCGTGGGAGGCAAATGA
- a CDS encoding Rieske (2Fe-2S) protein — protein sequence MAFKKLISVSEVGEGSLVVVKTRHFNVVVTKVEGEYFVFEDSCTHDGEEISCGKLEGCVITCPRHFAKFDVRTGKVLALPATEPLVIFPVRVNGADLEVDLEAV from the coding sequence ATGGCCTTTAAAAAATTGATCTCTGTTTCTGAGGTTGGTGAAGGCAGTTTGGTAGTTGTAAAAACTCGCCATTTCAATGTAGTTGTGACGAAAGTGGAAGGTGAATACTTTGTTTTTGAAGATTCATGTACACATGACGGGGAAGAAATTTCCTGCGGAAAATTGGAAGGTTGTGTCATCACTTGTCCTAGACATTTTGCAAAATTTGATGTTCGTACAGGCAAAGTATTGGCCCTTCCTGCGACAGAACCACTGGTGATTTTTCCCGTCCGAGTGAATGGCGCTGATCTGGAAGTAGATTTGGAGGCGGTATGA
- a CDS encoding cysteine desulfurase yields the protein MSLDPYQIRKDFPILSRTLPNGKPLVYLDNGASSQKPQSVIDATNEYYSNYNANIHRGVYYLSQHATELFERTRIKTSHFFQAQCAKAIIFTRGTTDAINLVAQTWGRTNITEGDEIVLSVQEHHSNLVPWQMLALEKKAFLKFIPINEDTTYDLSNLNEIITKRTKLVAISQMSNVTGTIHDLTRIINRVRQVGAKVLIDGAQAACHMPIHLVDMDVDFYAFSGHKMLGPTGVGVLFGKEDILEAMPPWLGGGDMIESVELESSTYAALPAKLEAGTPNIAGVIGFSHALDYLQKVGMKNIKEHERMLTEYALERLNRIGGLHIYGTEDLDKRGGVVSFTMEGIHPHDVGSILDEEGVAIRVGHHCCQPLMKQLSIPGTCRASFYLYNTKEDVDALVHSIEKVKSIFGRVARK from the coding sequence ATGAGTTTAGATCCTTACCAAATCAGAAAGGATTTTCCTATTTTGTCTCGCACTTTGCCAAATGGCAAACCTCTTGTGTATTTAGACAACGGAGCCTCTTCTCAAAAACCACAATCAGTAATAGATGCCACTAACGAATATTATTCGAATTACAATGCTAATATTCATAGAGGGGTTTATTATTTATCCCAACATGCAACCGAACTATTTGAACGCACAAGGATCAAAACTTCACATTTTTTTCAGGCACAATGTGCTAAGGCAATTATATTCACACGTGGGACAACTGATGCCATCAACTTAGTGGCACAAACCTGGGGCCGAACCAATATCACTGAGGGGGATGAGATTGTTTTATCCGTCCAGGAACACCATTCCAACTTAGTTCCTTGGCAAATGTTGGCTTTAGAAAAAAAAGCATTTTTAAAATTCATTCCCATTAACGAAGATACCACTTACGATTTATCCAACTTAAATGAAATCATCACCAAAAGGACAAAACTTGTTGCTATCAGCCAAATGTCTAATGTTACGGGAACGATCCATGACCTAACAAGGATTATCAATCGTGTAAGGCAAGTGGGAGCGAAAGTTCTTATCGATGGAGCGCAAGCCGCCTGCCATATGCCTATCCATTTAGTGGATATGGATGTAGACTTCTATGCGTTTTCAGGGCATAAGATGCTTGGGCCTACGGGTGTCGGTGTTCTTTTTGGAAAAGAAGATATTCTCGAAGCCATGCCTCCTTGGCTTGGTGGTGGGGATATGATTGAATCTGTAGAGTTAGAAAGTTCTACTTATGCGGCTCTCCCTGCCAAACTAGAAGCGGGAACTCCGAATATTGCAGGAGTCATTGGTTTTAGCCATGCATTGGATTACCTTCAAAAAGTAGGAATGAAGAACATCAAAGAACACGAACGAATGTTAACCGAGTATGCTTTGGAACGACTCAACCGGATTGGTGGTCTTCATATTTACGGAACGGAAGATTTAGACAAAAGAGGGGGGGTTGTATCCTTTACGATGGAGGGAATCCATCCTCATGATGTTGGATCCATTCTGGACGAAGAGGGGGTTGCCATTCGAGTGGGACACCACTGCTGCCAACCACTCATGAAACAATTGTCCATCCCTGGAACTTGCCGTGCTTCTTTTTATTTATACAATACAAAGGAAGATGTCGATGCCCTTGTTCATTCCATAGAAAAAGTAAAATCAATTTTTGGTCGTGTCGCAAGAAAGTAA
- a CDS encoding iron-sulfur cluster assembly scaffold protein has protein sequence MSQESKFEDFLRWKSYGLWEKPSVPHNTLQGINPLCGDEIYIYYHKGEGKNNFLQILGLGGESCSICSAAAGFLFKNKTELDPNQFQSYVLERKKFLDGDDSCLIKDEEELSFLKVLRNHPSRYRCGLLPWQTLLKFSEGIL, from the coding sequence GTGTCGCAAGAAAGTAAGTTTGAAGATTTCCTTCGTTGGAAATCATACGGATTGTGGGAAAAACCATCTGTCCCACACAATACACTTCAGGGAATCAATCCCCTTTGTGGTGATGAAATTTATATTTATTATCACAAAGGTGAGGGAAAAAACAATTTTCTCCAGATTCTCGGACTTGGTGGCGAGTCTTGTTCCATTTGTTCTGCCGCAGCAGGATTTCTTTTTAAAAATAAAACAGAACTAGATCCAAATCAATTCCAGTCTTATGTATTGGAACGTAAAAAATTTTTAGATGGTGATGATTCTTGTTTGATAAAGGACGAGGAAGAGTTATCCTTTTTGAAAGTCCTTCGTAATCATCCCAGTCGTTATCGTTGTGGTCTACTTCCTTGGCAGACTTTATTAAAATTCAGTGAGGGTATTTTATGA
- a CDS encoding metal-sulfur cluster assembly factor — MIRDPETEKEWEVFHSVRMVEDPEIGISLIELGLIYDIKVEGEKADITMTYTSLACPAGPQMKQDIENHALRVDGISEAVVHVVWNPKWEPRAMASEEAKMQMGIFD, encoded by the coding sequence ATGATTCGTGATCCAGAAACAGAAAAGGAATGGGAAGTTTTCCATAGTGTTCGTATGGTTGAGGATCCAGAAATTGGAATTTCACTTATCGAACTTGGTTTGATTTATGATATCAAAGTGGAAGGCGAAAAAGCAGACATTACGATGACTTATACTTCTCTTGCTTGTCCGGCCGGTCCACAAATGAAACAAGATATTGAAAACCATGCCCTCCGAGTGGATGGAATTAGTGAAGCTGTGGTGCATGTTGTCTGGAATCCGAAATGGGAGCCTCGTGCCATGGCGAGTGAAGAAGCCAAAATGCAAATGGGGATCTTCGATTGA
- the ggt gene encoding gamma-glutamyltransferase, with the protein MSFFYRTRFLFLVLFLFNSCETVPFLKGSFPGKEEVSLQIPQIEGSAGKRDRYEFSGKEIIISSDHPLASQAGMEIWKQGGNVVDVFAASSFAISVLRPHSTGLLGGGFAVIHLPQKGKWAYDFRERSPKKGTSSFYLNPDGSVISGKTLKGAYSAGVPGTVQGILEIQKQHGKLPLNAVVAPAIRYARSGFSVYGDLANVVSKTWPDMNPSMKKVFGIDNRAIREGELLLQEDLAKTLERIVENSEKEFLDGETIQLISQYYSEFENFITIEDFKTYQVKVSDPLVSSTWGHTVLTMPPPSSGVHLVTMMNLYSEMQKRNTFPKGNVGEVIHITEAMRVAYRDRAELGGDPSFTTVPVSKLISASYAKEETNEIEKKVVSGSWPVPKDEKQKQESYNTTHISIMDKDGNAVSSTQSINGIFGAVQMVPGTGLVLNNTMDDFAVAPGVPNLYGLVGSKANAIEPGKTPLSSMSPSILLDGTGKTKMVIGAPGGSQIPTSIFNTLYRYLIQKEGLYESVSYPRIHHQFQPDRIFLDPEIKDSFPQSELPFYQVQYIRHRAKVFAVVREGDRLIGVSDPKGEGVPLGF; encoded by the coding sequence TTGAGTTTTTTTTATCGAACTCGGTTTCTATTCCTAGTATTATTTTTATTTAACAGTTGTGAGACGGTTCCTTTCCTAAAAGGTTCTTTTCCGGGAAAGGAAGAGGTTTCTCTTCAGATCCCTCAAATTGAGGGTTCGGCTGGAAAACGAGATCGTTATGAATTTTCTGGAAAAGAAATTATCATTTCCTCCGACCATCCATTGGCCTCACAAGCGGGGATGGAGATTTGGAAACAGGGAGGGAATGTTGTGGATGTATTTGCCGCATCCAGTTTTGCCATTTCTGTACTCCGACCTCATTCCACGGGTTTACTTGGCGGAGGTTTTGCAGTCATTCATTTACCGCAAAAAGGGAAATGGGCTTATGACTTCAGAGAACGTTCTCCGAAAAAAGGAACTTCTTCCTTTTACTTAAATCCAGATGGTTCGGTGATTTCTGGTAAAACTTTAAAAGGTGCCTATAGCGCCGGAGTTCCTGGAACGGTACAGGGGATTTTAGAAATCCAAAAACAACATGGAAAATTGCCTTTGAATGCCGTAGTCGCACCTGCAATTCGTTATGCGAGAAGTGGGTTTTCTGTTTATGGTGATTTAGCAAATGTCGTTTCGAAAACTTGGCCGGATATGAATCCTTCTATGAAAAAAGTTTTTGGGATTGATAACAGAGCCATTCGGGAAGGAGAACTTCTCCTTCAGGAGGATCTCGCCAAAACTTTAGAAAGGATTGTTGAAAATTCTGAAAAAGAATTTTTGGATGGGGAAACCATCCAACTTATATCTCAGTATTATTCTGAATTTGAAAACTTTATTACCATTGAAGATTTTAAAACTTACCAAGTAAAGGTTAGTGATCCTTTGGTTTCTTCCACTTGGGGACATACCGTTCTTACCATGCCTCCTCCCAGTTCAGGAGTTCATCTTGTCACCATGATGAATCTGTATTCGGAAATGCAAAAACGAAATACCTTTCCAAAGGGAAATGTAGGTGAAGTGATTCACATTACGGAAGCGATGCGAGTTGCCTACCGGGACCGAGCAGAACTTGGCGGAGATCCAAGTTTTACAACAGTTCCAGTGTCTAAACTTATATCTGCAAGTTATGCCAAAGAAGAAACAAATGAGATCGAAAAGAAAGTGGTCTCGGGAAGTTGGCCCGTACCCAAAGACGAAAAACAAAAACAAGAATCTTATAATACCACTCATATTTCCATTATGGACAAAGATGGCAATGCGGTATCGTCAACCCAGTCCATCAATGGAATCTTTGGAGCCGTTCAGATGGTTCCAGGAACTGGCCTTGTTTTAAACAATACTATGGACGACTTTGCGGTAGCACCGGGAGTTCCGAATCTCTATGGGCTTGTTGGTTCCAAGGCCAATGCCATCGAACCAGGTAAAACTCCGCTTTCCAGCATGAGTCCGAGCATCCTTCTCGACGGGACTGGCAAAACCAAAATGGTGATTGGAGCTCCTGGCGGTTCCCAGATTCCCACTTCCATTTTTAATACCCTCTACCGGTATTTGATCCAAAAGGAAGGCCTTTATGAAAGTGTATCTTATCCTAGGATCCACCACCAATTCCAACCCGATCGGATTTTTTTAGATCCGGAAATAAAAGACTCCTTTCCGCAATCGGAATTACCATTTTATCAAGTCCAATATATTAGGCATCGTGCGAAAGTATTTGCCGTTGTGAGAGAGGGAGACCGTCTGATTGGCGTGTCTGATCCCAAAGGGGAAGGAGTCCCTTTAGGTTTTTAA
- the gshA gene encoding glutamate--cysteine ligase, translating to MKSKLLTSTKKNSTRNLLSEEYRTCLLSAKHGLERESARVDGKSQLASTPHPKSLGSSLTHPLIKTDFAEAQIEYATNVHKSIPDALRELTELHAFTASRLGSEYLWPFSMPPVLPTENKIEVGNYGTSIEGRKKTIYRNGLGHRYGKKMQTISGVHYNVSFDTCMLSVVSEKRFKKPLTPATKSQIYFDTIRNFYRISPALLYLFGSSSLTDVTFTDESKQIKKRDSKTLKSDFATTLRLSSIGYTSKVQGKYHISVNSLEEYTSDMCQVVSKSYTPYKAFNGKTTNQLNDHILQLENEYYSLVRPKQVPKGDERVVDALVERGVEYLEIRLLDLDPFSAIGVEENRLYFLHMVLLYCMLNESPKSDLVEMADWRKNQEVTTWFGRKEETKIKFLGEEMSLRDLTYQLFVEIQPIADLLDANDANGPYSKAWESFWEKWNDPSGLGSTMSELDLEIHKSSFREFGLTLAKMHKEELLNYPLPPNLVKYYEDLSVQSIYEQQKIENLEGSHLKKNQKPIQIKPLKLCSGV from the coding sequence ATGAAATCAAAGTTATTAACATCGACTAAAAAAAATTCAACACGTAACTTATTGTCAGAAGAATACCGAACTTGTTTACTTAGCGCCAAACATGGATTAGAGAGAGAAAGTGCCAGGGTGGATGGAAAATCTCAGTTGGCTTCCACTCCTCATCCCAAATCACTCGGATCAAGTTTAACCCATCCTTTGATTAAAACAGATTTTGCCGAAGCACAAATTGAATATGCAACGAATGTACATAAATCCATTCCTGATGCCTTACGAGAACTCACAGAGTTACATGCCTTTACGGCAAGCCGCTTGGGTTCCGAATACCTTTGGCCTTTTAGTATGCCTCCGGTTTTACCAACTGAAAACAAAATTGAAGTAGGAAACTATGGAACGTCAATTGAAGGTCGGAAAAAAACCATCTACCGGAATGGGCTTGGTCATCGGTATGGAAAAAAGATGCAAACCATTTCCGGAGTGCATTATAATGTTTCCTTCGACACTTGTATGTTGTCGGTAGTCTCAGAAAAACGTTTTAAAAAACCATTAACCCCTGCGACGAAATCACAAATTTATTTTGATACCATTCGTAACTTTTACAGGATTTCGCCTGCCTTATTGTATTTATTTGGATCATCTAGTTTAACTGATGTTACTTTTACAGATGAATCAAAACAAATCAAAAAACGTGATTCTAAAACTCTAAAATCAGATTTTGCTACAACCCTTCGTCTTTCTAGTATTGGTTATACAAGTAAAGTACAGGGGAAATATCATATTTCTGTAAATTCGTTGGAAGAGTATACGAGCGATATGTGCCAGGTGGTTTCCAAATCCTATACTCCTTACAAAGCGTTTAATGGAAAAACTACGAACCAGTTGAATGACCATATCCTACAATTGGAAAACGAATACTATTCGCTTGTCAGACCAAAACAAGTTCCGAAGGGTGATGAACGAGTTGTGGATGCTCTGGTAGAACGTGGTGTCGAATATTTAGAAATTAGACTTCTTGATTTGGATCCATTTTCAGCCATTGGTGTTGAAGAAAACAGACTCTATTTTTTACATATGGTACTTCTTTATTGTATGTTAAACGAATCACCTAAATCTGATTTGGTGGAGATGGCTGATTGGAGAAAAAACCAAGAAGTCACCACTTGGTTTGGTAGAAAAGAAGAAACTAAAATTAAGTTTCTTGGTGAAGAGATGAGCCTTCGGGATTTGACCTACCAACTCTTTGTTGAAATCCAACCCATTGCTGATCTTTTAGATGCAAATGATGCGAATGGCCCTTATAGTAAGGCTTGGGAAAGTTTTTGGGAAAAATGGAACGACCCGAGTGGGCTTGGTTCCACGATGTCTGAACTTGATTTAGAAATTCATAAATCTAGTTTTAGAGAGTTTGGGTTGACTCTTGCTAAAATGCATAAAGAAGAACTTCTGAATTACCCACTCCCTCCGAACCTCGTAAAGTATTATGAAGATTTAAGTGTTCAGTCCATTTACGAACAACAAAAGATCGAAAATTTAGAAGGCAGCCATTTAAAGAAAAATCAAAAACCCATCCAAATCAAACCCCTAAAACTTTGTAGTGGGGTTTGA
- the gshAB gene encoding bifunctional glutamate--cysteine ligase GshA/glutathione synthetase GshB, which translates to MTDTKPLPSGFEDLEISTQIIIRDALARGIQVEMVDRKENFLRLIQGNHSEFVKEASKTKLDSLMTYLVMENKIASKLVLEESGIRVPVGRNYSNLETALSDYTFFLDKKKVIKPVTTNFGLGIGISEPGDSLDKFTSFVNIALGLSNSIIIEEFIEGPEYRFLVLGDEVIAVCNRVPANVTGDGKNSIRELILKKNEDPRRGEGHKTALEKIQMSDVELQILKDQGLGFDSVPDLGKQVFLRKNSNISTGGDSLDVTDNVHPDFKAIAVSAAKAAGAVICGIDIISSQIESKPNVKTYAILEINFNPVLYIHEFPYSGKPRFVGDKILDLLGFD; encoded by the coding sequence GTGACGGATACAAAACCATTACCTTCTGGCTTTGAAGATTTAGAAATTTCCACACAGATCATCATTCGGGATGCCTTAGCTCGCGGGATCCAAGTGGAGATGGTAGACCGAAAGGAAAATTTCCTTCGGCTCATACAAGGAAATCATTCCGAATTTGTCAAAGAGGCAAGTAAAACAAAACTCGATAGTTTGATGACTTACCTAGTTATGGAGAATAAAATCGCCTCCAAACTAGTGTTAGAGGAAAGTGGAATTCGAGTTCCCGTAGGCAGAAATTATTCAAACTTAGAAACAGCCCTTTCTGACTATACTTTCTTTTTAGATAAAAAGAAAGTGATAAAGCCTGTGACAACAAACTTCGGATTGGGGATTGGAATCTCCGAACCAGGAGATAGTTTAGATAAGTTTACATCATTTGTTAACATTGCTCTTGGACTTTCTAATTCCATCATCATTGAAGAATTCATCGAAGGGCCGGAGTATCGATTTTTAGTTCTTGGGGATGAGGTGATTGCTGTTTGTAACCGAGTGCCGGCAAACGTAACGGGAGACGGGAAAAATTCGATTCGTGAACTGATTCTAAAGAAGAATGAAGACCCGAGGCGGGGAGAAGGCCATAAAACCGCATTGGAAAAAATTCAAATGTCTGACGTGGAATTACAAATTCTAAAAGACCAAGGCCTTGGTTTTGATTCGGTTCCTGATTTAGGGAAACAGGTTTTCTTAAGAAAGAACTCCAACATTTCTACCGGCGGGGATTCACTAGATGTTACGGACAATGTACATCCTGATTTTAAAGCCATAGCCGTCTCTGCGGCCAAAGCGGCTGGGGCTGTGATTTGTGGGATCGATATCATATCCTCCCAGATTGAATCAAAACCGAATGTAAAAACCTATGCCATTCTAGAAATTAACTTTAATCCAGTGCTTTATATCCATGAGTTTCCCTATTCCGGCAAACCAAGGTTTGTTGGTGATAAGATTTTAGATTTACTTGGGTTTGATTGA
- a CDS encoding glutathione S-transferase N-terminal domain-containing protein — translation MIRLYQYDTCPYCQRVIRAAESLGLVVGKDIEYVEAFQGTPGRAEVVRLGGQSQVPFLVDGNVQMYESADIIAYLRSKYS, via the coding sequence ATGATTCGCCTCTACCAATATGATACTTGTCCCTACTGCCAAAGAGTGATTCGCGCTGCGGAATCTCTCGGGCTAGTCGTGGGAAAAGACATAGAATACGTAGAGGCTTTTCAAGGGACTCCTGGTCGAGCAGAAGTAGTCAGGCTCGGTGGGCAGTCCCAAGTCCCCTTCCTTGTGGATGGAAATGTCCAGATGTATGAATCTGCCGACATCATCGCCTATTTAAGATCTAAATATTCTTAA
- the grxD gene encoding Grx4 family monothiol glutaredoxin, whose amino-acid sequence MEQELKDKIESLIKSENVFLFMKGTPEMPQCGFSAGVVTTLKQLGIPFGSFNVLSDMKIREGIKEFTNWPTIPQLYIKGEFVGGHDITIQMAQSGELTKKAG is encoded by the coding sequence ATGGAACAAGAGTTAAAGGATAAAATTGAATCCTTAATCAAATCAGAAAACGTGTTTCTATTTATGAAAGGAACACCGGAAATGCCACAATGTGGATTTTCAGCAGGAGTTGTCACAACTCTCAAACAACTTGGAATTCCGTTCGGTTCATTCAATGTTCTTTCTGATATGAAAATCAGAGAAGGAATCAAAGAATTCACAAACTGGCCGACCATCCCACAACTCTATATCAAGGGTGAATTTGTGGGTGGCCATGACATCACCATCCAAATGGCTCAGTCTGGCGAACTGACAAAAAAAGCGGGATAA